gaccttccggtcacaggcggtaagactctaccgcttgcactaggcccgcccttcattGGCACTTCTGACTATTGCTGAGGATTAATTGGTTTACTCTATGTATGTTTGTTTCTTAATGCAAATTACATGACATTTGACCCAACGAAACATAAGTATGTTAAATACGTCAGCAACACCCTGAATCAGATATGTTAATTTTTCCTAAAAAAGATCCTCAAAACTGATAAAAATGTCTTCGATCATATACATtgtaaattttatattatttgtgTTACTGAACTGTACAATAAGATTGGAGCTAACCTTGAAATCACCTCCAACGGTACAGTACCATCAGAGATTTCAGCAAAAGAATCATGTATACCATGGAGTATCGCATTGACTATTTACTCGTTTTCAGTATGCATTTTTTCCTGGTGCTGCGTTACTCATCAGCTTTCCTCCTTTGCTGCTTTCATATGGTGAAGACAAAGCTCCAAACAGAGATTTAACAACTCAACTTGTCTTTTCGGCATCCATGTTAGAATTCTCCCCAGTTTCAGAAACATTAGACTGTCCTGAAGAATTGTAACTGAAGGAGATGCTACCTTTGCAAATGTAGTTGCAACAGACCACCTGTTCTCCTTTGCTTGAAAGAACTTTGACCGTGTTTCAAACAAACCAGATTCCATCCTTCCAATACCAGCTTGACTGCCCAGGTGTTGAATCCTCTCCCTCAGTTTCTGGTCTTCTACAACCTGGATGAGGATCATAAACTTAATTCAAAAGATAGTTCGCTATTGAAGATGTCAACAAGAGGCATAAAGATTAATGGACTAAGTGTTAAATTTTAGCTTGATCCTTATATTTTAATAGATGAATGAATGAACCCCAAGGTTGATTGAAAAAAAAGGACCAAGAAAGAATAGGCACTAAATATACAAATAATACCTGTTTCCAGATGGCTTTCAAATCGCCGCCGAGGTTATCTGTTTTGCCTTAGTTATTTTGCATGTTTGGATCATTGACAGCTCAAGCTTGCATTCAGCCCTAGTGAGGTCGTCCTCTAATGATTTAGCATCTTTTGCTTTCCATGCCACAAAATGGTATCAAAGGCAGCCAGCTGAGTTCTGAATTTCTTCAGATCAGCAACAACAGATGAAGATTCCTCATACCTAGAAGATCCACGAGCGGCATCATCTAGAACTGGCTGCCTCAATATGCATGGCACCATCTAGCTCAGTGCCTAATTAAGCATGACTAATTAAACAAACAAATATGCAGTGAGTTTCCACACATGAGAAGCTGAACAATAAAGTCTCAGGGGTCGCAGTCACAGCCACAAACACATGCACACCACACAAGATGACACCAATGGAGTTATAGAGAACTTCAGGAGAAGACAACGATTGATGAAGAGCCAGAAGTTTACATGCATACAAAATGATTTTCATGTGACGTGGCTTACATCCAGAATGCTCTCCCTTATGGTGTTTAGTTCGAAATTATTTGAATATTTTATGATGTGCTTTTGGTATTTATTTGTTAGTAAATGCTTTCGTTATCTATTATAATTAGTCCACGTTGACAAACCAAACTACATAGAATTTGAACTGACTTTGACAACATGTAACCACCTCATACTTGAGCATATTTAGTATAAAAACAAGTGTCACTCCATGTTGTCTACACTAATATGATCATAGATAGAATTAAGTGACAATAACATGATCAAATGACACTAACACGATGAACTAACAACTGTGTTTATACTAAATAAACTAATGAATCTATAGAAGCAAACCAAAATGAGAGCTGACAGCAATCCTGCCAAAGCAGGTCAGATATCATCCTCCTGTTCATGAACCTCCGAAATGTTGACAGTCTGCAACCATTCTTCCTCTGGAACCAAACACCAATTTGGTGACTGCATTGCCTTGAGCCACTTGAAGTCATCCACATTAGCCCAATTACCGGTCTCCTCCTCAAGTCCAGAGTCCTTTAAATCTTCTTCAATCCCTTCATAATTCAAAACATATGGTGCAAATCTTACACCACTGCAATCCTCAATGATAGGCCTACTCCTCACCTGCAAGTAGAAATCCGTCACCCTCGCCTCATGAATCCTGATCTGGTGTGCTGCCATCACAAATATGCAGCCTTGGACGTCCTCTATAAGCACAGAACCAAGAACAGCTCCAACGAACACACGGCAATCTCTCAGCTTGTGGATGTACAGAGCCCGGTATTTGCCCTTAAGATAGACCTCGCAGGAAACCAAATCCGCGAGCGTGAAATCCCCATCCTTGTCGTTGGAGACTCGCAGATCCTTCACAAAGGTGGCGCCGTTCTTGCCCCGGAACCCGAACCCTGGTAGGATCGCGTCCAGACTAGGCTTCGGCTGCTCCGGAGGAGGTGGCTGCGGTGGCGATGCGGTGACATGATCCTGAGGCGGGTTCTTGAGATTCCTGTTCTTGTTCCTGAAGGAGAAGGACTTCTTGGGCCGGAGCTCAGAGGCGGCGACCCTGTGTGCCGCGCGGAGGTCGGCGGCTGTGGCGAGGGCGGCGCGCAGCTCGTAGGGGGGCAGCGCATGGGACGCCTCGGCGATGAGGCGATCGATGCCATCGATGGCGGCCGCAGCAGCCGCCAGAGATGCGGTTGCGTCGTCTCCGGAAGAGGAGGAGCGGCAGGCGGAGAGTGATGACTCCGTGTCGAGCTTGGCGCCGGCGAAGCGGGAAAGGAAGGCCTCGACGGGCGAGGCGTCAGAGGAATCCGAGGGTGAGGCGCcggcagaggaggaagagcgcTTGGAGAGGCGCTCGAGCATGGCGAGGTGCTTGCGGTGGCCCCCACCGGTGGCGGCCTTTAGCTGATCAGGCTCCGGCTCCAttccggcgggcggcggcggcggctccgctGGATCGTGCGGAGCAGTGAAGGCGTCGAGCTGTCGACGGAACGGAACTATGGAAGCGAACACCAGTCCTCTCCACAGTCCACACTCCACCACTCGAGCGATCGGACCGGCCCAGAAGAGGCCCAATGAGATTACCAATATATAAGGCCCGGATAAATAGGcgaacacacacaaaaaaagtaAAAAACCCCAATTTACCTCCCTCAACTATAATTTTTTAAGGTTAAACTAAATTCTAGGATTTTTAATTGCATTATTTTTTCATGTAAaaatatttgaataaattttAGAAAAATTCTTTTTATGACTTTGAATAATTCTAAAAAATATTTCTAGTCTGATTTACTTTCCTGAACAGCTTAGTCCGATTTACTCTTTTTGACGTGGTGTCATATCAGAAAATCCCATCAAAACCACTCAAAGCACAGAACAACCGGTTTAAAAAGTTGAGGGAGATAAAAGAAACTTGTTTTGtagtttaggaaaaaaaatcagacGACCGCAATTGCCGATGAAGATAAATTgaactttttttaaaaaagaaaaacgTGGCATTGCACCAAAGTTTACCCGGCTGTATTTTCTTGGGCCGTTAATGGTTGTCCTACTTGTTGTAGCGAAAAAATCTTTTACAGTCTTTTGTTTCCATCAGCGATTTTCTTTTACCTAGCGTCAAGTCATCCGTGAAAGAGTCAATTGAACTATAGTTTAGGGGTAATTCTGGCTACAgatatttttaaaaaatttaccaaaataccttttttgaaaaaaatacgcAATTGAAATTCTAAATTCTTCTTTAATCAAAGAAAATTCATAGAAATTCATTTTAGCTTGAAAAATAAGAAATTGGTTCAAGCTCTACCTTATGGTTTCTAGTTTGAAATtattgagacttttatgatgtcATCTTGGTATCTATTTATGAGTAAATGTTTTGGTTGTCTATTATAATGAGTCTACGTTGACAAACTGAACAACGTAGAAAACGTAGAATTTTTCAACCAACTTTGACAACAACGCAAGTATTATGTAACTACATCATACTTGATCGTATACAAACAAGTGTCACTCCATGTTGTCTACACTAACATGATCATAGATAGAATTAAACAACAATAACATGATCAAATGGAACTAATTAACACGATCAACAAACAATTGTGTTCATACTAAATATAACCATGAATGATGGCAATATGAAATTTAGTGTTATGATCAAAGTCACTTGGCCTTCCACATAGTCCAAGTCATCACATAGACTAATTATAATATGTAACAAGAGAACCTACTAGAAAACAAACACCAACGGAAGACCATAAGAgataaaaaataattctaagctAAGCACCATAATATAGAACATGAGTTtaggaaaaaaaactaaaatatatttcatatttttattaacatAAAAAATCTCTATGAAATTTCTAAAATTAAACTAGTTTTAGAATTTTTAATTGCATAAATTTTCCAAAAACTATTTGgacagtttttttaaaaaaaatattcataGACGATGTACCCACTTAAACTACAATGTGGTATGATTTATCCCCTCGGAGCTGATATTCTGTCGCGTTAGAGTCTTGAAAATTGAGATATGAAACACCCCCAATGAAACTGGCCCTAGATATACTCCATTCGTCCCATAAAGAATCAACCAGACGAGAACGACATCTCCCAAAAGTGACAAGAGAGAAGCCTTCAACACAGGTGGGGGCAGTAGGTATTTCCTTCCCAAATTTattgaagatgaaggaggagaAGGCGGCTCGAGAGGCCATCTTCTCCAGGAGCTTGCTTTTCCCTATAGGCATCATCGAAGGACGGCAGAATGAAGTTGGGCGGCAATCATCTTTAATAAACCCTGGAGGTGCAAGAGAGAGGACTGGAGCGGTGACCTTTCCCGTCAGGCTTCATGAGCATTGTCTGGGCAGCGTTACTAATTCTTATGAGCAAGATGAAGCTACGAGGTCAAGACAATTACAATTGTACAACTCACCATGAAGAGCAAGCCAGAAGAAAAACTCGATGTGCGCGGCGCCGCAGTACACCAAAGTTCCATTGCTCTAGCGAGAAACTATAATCCTTCGAAGAATTGGCAGATGATGCTGAGTATCTTCCGGTCCGTTCAACGATTGCCTCCAAATAAACTGATCGGAGCATAGAGGTTGGGTAGAATTGTGGGAGAGCGCCAGAAACGAGTTGCCTCCGAAGGGTTTAGTAGGATCCATGTTCTTCTAAAAATGTTTTAGATTTAGTTTTTTCTTAAAAGAAATCTCCTAGCTGAACAGAACCGCTTAGTAATAAGATTCGGTGAAACCATTTGGCTATAGTTCCAAATCCATTCTAAAATAAACTAGAGTTACTACAAAACACCTATATGGAGGGTTGTTCTTCCTAATTCAAAATCAAAATAGAGAAAAGTTTGTAGGTGTTCAAGGGAGAATCACTTCGTAGAAGCATCGTTTGGATCTGAAACCTGCAAGAATCGGAATACATTCTTACACCCCAATCGGTGCCTGGCCCTATGGTTGGGAAATGGGAATGCTTATTTAAGCGAGTTGGTCTAGAAGAAAGGACCATTGCCGACTATTTGCGAGCGCCCTGAGCTTTGGGCTGTTATGCATCGTTCAACGTACCTATAGATAGGGATAGGATAGGAACACATATGACtggtattatatttgttttcatatttatgttcggattcggattcgaatacagaTAGTGTCAATCATATCGGATATGATATGATTGAatatcaacatcataaatatgcgatttgagtattcggataaaGATATGGTATCGGATATTGAATATCTagactcggatacggatagatctGAACCCCTTTAAACAAATTCGGTCTCAAATACGTTCAAAAAAATatctgtaccgttttcatccctagacaTATGAATCGTGTAATTAGCAATCGAAGTCGGCAATGGTTAAATTGATTGGAAGAAAACAAAGGGTGTGGGGCCTATCCACGTCATCAGGTGGCCAGGCGTGTGCGCGCCATGCGATGCAATGCTAGCTATTGCCAGCAGCTTTTGACACTAGATTTGGACGGAGCATGCACGCACCACGCGCGGCGCGGCATGCACGCACACATGCACCGACCAACTTGAACTTGCTTCCACTCTGTCTGAACCATGGGTTAACGATGTTGGCCTCCGGATCTTCGGAACGGGTGAGTTGACCACTCTCCGACGTTACCGACCATACAATATGGTTAGAGGTAGAAGAAAGGAGAGGGAACAGAGcgtgcacacacacagcacaagcatcagcgttggtcggagctctacagaggagatgACAAAACTGAACTCCCTCTATTTACTGAGTTGTAGtgggaaactatatatacaactctatccatctaatcctagtacacagacatatcAGGCTGCCATGTTGCTACAGTGACTACAtgtgacagcaggactgactttggcgcctacccctgctgtggctacagtgcgataGGGGAGCCTTTTGACGTCTGCCCCTGCAacggctatagtgcagcagtagGGAGTACTTTCGGCGCCTGCCATTGCCGCGCGTTCACacaggggagcagcagattacttaacaattcttcccctactcctgctgctaaccctagaacctccaccatgccgatcatcttctttagctccatgaaccgaagacggccgagcggtTTGGTGAGGACGTCTGCGAGTTactgaccagtttcgacgaactcgatgacgatttgCCCTTcatcgacatagtccctgaggaagtgaaacttgacgtcgatgtgcttgctccagtcatggagaaccggattctttgcgagggcgatggcgggctggttatccaccatcagtgctggtgggtgagatTTCACACCGGTCAGGTCGTCTAGCAGCCGACGCAGCCAtacagcttggcacgccgctgtggccgccgccatgTACTCTACCTCGCACATGGACAGCACCACCACCTTCTATTTTAGTGACAGCCATGAGAttagagccgacccgaggaagacgagcacgccagaggtgctctgcCGTCCGTCAATGTCCCCTGCCATGTCTACatcactgaacacagtgagctacaaCTTATTTTCAttggtcttggggaagacgatcacctgatccaccgtccccttgacataGCGTAGCAGTCGCTTTACcgcagcctagtgatcctctcgaggatcctccatgaagtggCTGACGTAGCCTATGACGAACGCAATGTCTAGCCTCATATGGACTAGGTAACGTAGACCACCGACGATGCTCTAGTATAGTGTTGCATCTATCTTCACCACGGTATtggccttcatcagcttcagtcgctcctccatcggagtcacgcatggcttacactcagccatgccgctctgctccaacagcttcgaaGCGTACGCGTTTTGACCaagcgtgagcgcctccttcccctgtctcaccttgaTGCCAAGATAGTAGGAGAGCacaccgagatcgctcattcaaaaacgagtcgccatctcatgcttgaagctgtcgatgtcctccgcacgtgcGTCGATcatgatcaagtcgtccacatacacgccgacgacaaGCTCCTCCTTACCCCGTCGCAGCATGTAGAGCACGTACTCAGTTGTGCACCGTGTGAACCCAGGCTTGTCCAACATgacatcaagcttggcgttccacgcccgTGGGGCCTGccatagcccgtagagcgccttacgcagttggagcaccctgtgctccactcccttgacggcgaaaccaagaggttgcctgacgaagaccgtctccgccagctagTCGTTGAGAAAAGCCGATTTTACGTCTAGATGATGGACGTGCACATCCTTTGGTGCTGCCAAAGCCAAAagcagtcggatagactccatgcgcgctaccagcGCAAAGACTTCCTTGAAGTCAATGCTCTCGCGTTGGACAAAGCCTCAGGCGATGAGGCgcaccttgtgcttgacaatggcaccatgctcgtcccgcttgaccttgtacacccactttaagCCGATCGaacgacatcctagaggtggatcgacaagCTCTCAAGTCTCgctttcctcgatcgccttcatctccttcaGCATCGCTCGTCGCCAATTTGCATCACACTTGGTCAGcgcgaatgtgggtggttcctctgcactgatgagAAGTAGCTCTAGGTCATTGAGTAGCTGACCTGCCAGGCTTAAGGGCCCTGTGTTGTcgatgatgtcatccagcctatggAACTGCACCTCCTCGCCATCATGAAAAGCATCCATGAACTCTGTGATGTCGCTTGTAGGTGATGCGAACTCGATCGACATCGATAGAGTCCCCTATTCTGCCGGAGTAGTcagcacagcacctggagtgctcggcactactcctggactgCTCATCACCactcttggagtggttggcaccactataggagtgcttggcaccagtcttagagtggtcgacaccactgtAAGGCCTCTCAGCTCCGCTACGGGAGCGTTTGGCACCAGTCCTAGAGTGGTCTACACCATGGTAGGATCGTttggcaccactcctggagtgcttggcacccctcGCGGAGTGCTCAGCACCGCCCCAAGAGTGCTCAACTCTGTtactggagtggtcggcacctcctctccagcatctccaccaccgtagatgaccaagtgctcgacgacgaaggtgctggtgaagctgcTAGCTTCCCATGTGCCTGGATTGTCCCAGTCCCAGgccaccttctcgtcgaacacgacgtcacgTGAGACAACCGCCTTTCCTCCACCTGGGTCATAGAGCCAGTACGCCTTTGTACCTTCtgcgtagcctaggagcaccattggtgtgctcctgtcctctagcttggtgaggactgGCTTTGTCTTCCTGATGTGGCTGATGCTGCTAAATGTttagaggaaggacacgctcgacttgtgcccataccaagctttgaaTGGCGTCTTaccctttagggccttggtgggtgcacggttgaggatgaacaccgtcgtggtcaccgctttaccctagaaccttgccagcatgcccttggccttcatcatggatcgagccatgccgaccactgtTTGGTTCCGCCCTCCAACATGCCATTCTGCTATGATGAGTATAGCATGGTGTGATGTCGCACCATACCCAGATCCACGCAGtatgcagcgaactccaccgaagtgaattcgctgcCATGATAAGTCCTTAACACACACAGCTTCTTACCGCTCTCTGCCTCTGCgtgcgccttgaacttcttgactgCTTCTACCaccttggtcttgctggtcagAAGCTGCAGCCACATGTACCGGCTGTAGTCATCCACTagcaagatgaagtacttgcACCCACCGGGCGTCGCCGGCGTGATCGACCCatagaggtcaccatggaccagcttgAGGGTCTCTGTCGGGCGATACTTTGCCGTCTTCGGGAACGACAACATTCTTTGCTTCCTGGTTAGGCAGTTGTCACACAGCTCACCTACGTGCTCGATGTGAGGCGGCCCAGTCACCATCTTTTCCAGCCAACCAattgcgtcgaagctgagatatcCATActaggcatgccacagccatggctcctccaTGCGCCTTGCAGCCAAGCAGATGGGCAGCTCCACCttgaggtcgagcaggtacatCTGATtttgggacctcttcaccttggcaagaagttgctgctcctggtccctgatcctaaggacaccatccttgatcagtacctcattGCCGCGCTCATCCAACTGGTTAATGTTGATGATGCTTGAGCATAGCTGCGGGATATAGTACACATCCGTCAGTGCATGGTGCTCACCGTtctagcacctaaagatgatggtgtcgcaccctcggatcgccacccttgagacgtcaccaaacttcaccatgCCGGTCAAGTTGTCATTGAGCTCgaagaaggcttccttggagcccgtcatgtggttgttggcgctggagtctaggtaccaccgctgctcttaTCTATCGTTCACACGTTTGAGGTGGACTTGAACGCGTGGTTTGTCAAGGTGGACAACCTTCAAAGCCTTGTCGTGCCCTTCCACCAtcgtcacctctcccttctccttggccttaaTGTCATGCAGTGCACAGAACTTCGCCATTAGGAGAgtgacctcatcatcatcatcagcctacgccagatgagcctcaaccttcttctcttgcttgcgatttgggcattccttttcccaatggcccgtcttcccacaGCACcggtaggcgttggggtcgaccttcttcttcttcgaagaagccttgccgcggcgcttgccatcgccaccgcagcTGGAGGAGGCTTTCTCAGACTTCTTCCGGGTAGCCCACTCCTCCTTTATCAGTAGCAACTTGCTGTTGTCCGTCGTTGTTGTGGtgtgctccatgcgctcgtccaccgcccgtagatggcctatcacatcctcaatggtgagggtggataagtccagcatcgtctatATGGAAAAGAGCGGTCTGGATGTACTTCATTGGCACAGAGTGGATGTACTTGGAGACTACCTCTTCTTCGTCAATGGTGACACCGTGGtttctcagcttgctgatgagcgactgtaggagaagggagaagtcctccactgattcaccatccttgaacttgagggggTGTACTCCTAtttcagcagctgggccgtcgcgttctttgcgcggtcggaaccaaCATGCATCGCTGCAATGgtctcccatgcctccttagcagagttcttcacCCCCCAAcgactccctgtactccgctggcacagAGCGAGGATAGCCTTCAACGctaacatgtcatcttcttcgttgtcggtgcccttgtcaacagcattctagagccgtcgggctctgagcttgaccttcatagtcaccgcccactcgtcatagttggtgcgagtcagcgttggCCAACTGGTGCTGCTGACCTCTCGCACTGTGTGCACGACGACCTCCTgttgtggctgggcagccacaacagcgctgttgctgtcgcccatctccaaactaTCCGTCATCGTCAGTGATTAGTCCGACGATGACGCTTATacggctccaataccaattgttGGCCCCTGAATTTTCAAAACTGGTGAGCCGACCATACACTatgactagaggtagaagaagggaggaagaACAGCGTAcgcgcacacacacaacacaagcactatcgttggccggagctctataGAGGAAatgacaaaactgaactcgctctctttactgagttgcagtggaaaactatatatacaactctacccatctaatcctagtacacagatatGTCAGGCTacccatgctgctacagtgactagatgtgacagtagagctgactttggcgtctgcccctggtgtggctacagtgcggcagggggcCTTTCGGCCCCTGCCCCTGCCGCACGTTCACAaagagagcagcagattacttaacaaatgatttgattAATCTGATACTGACTCAACCAATGGCACCGCCTATATAACTAATCGACATATTCAGCTCGTCTGATCACTCACCCTCACCATCTTAATTGCCATACCCTGCACACTTGCAGCAGTTAGCAGCGCATCAAGCATGCATGAATCAACGTTGCCGCTAGGTTCACCAACCCAGCCACCGCCATTGCCATCGTTCACCTCATTCTCACCGATGCCGTATATATATCTTCCTGCATATATAGATGGAGCTGCAACGTTATTGCTCCACAACAGACTCCAGATTATGTATTTAGCTCAGCCTCAGGATTAGTCTACAACATTACACAGTCGGTGTTTGCGGGCGTGGCATCATCAAGATTCACAATCCATCGATCCAAATAAACCACTGATTTGGATCGAGGAGAtgcatgagaatcttgatgatgatgCATCCGCCAACAAGCGCCTACCATACCTCATTACCACCCTCTCTCTCTAATTCTTCTAATGTAAGTATCAGACATTATTGTTCTCATCTTCGTCATCAATCGGATCGTCCTCACGGTTAATTAAGGTGAAAGATCATGCCATCCACCTAAAGTTTTGTAATTTCTTATTGTAAATGATCCATCTGTTTCCTCTCACTTTTGTTGTCTCCAACGCCTACAGAATGCAGTTGCCCGGTATTTGCCCCTGCTTCTGCATTTTCTTATTAATCTTATCTCTTATGGATGCTAAATCATGACGGCGTTTCAGACAATGTTTTCTGCCTGCAGCTAGTTGATTATATTCCTCCGATCGGGAGCATCGAAGTATTCCCGGCCCAAGAGAGAGTACTTCGATTCCTCCAATCACTGCTAGCTGCACTTGTGGTCCAACCCTTGTTTATTGTCGAATATTTAAACTAACTGTACCAAGGCCTTGCATGTAGCTTCCGGTTGTTTCTGTATCTGGATTGATTCCGACTATTCAGATAGCAATAACAATAggttaattggattaatctttcGAGTGTATGCTACACGTTATATGAAAAATGGGACCACTCCATTTTACTAAGATTCACGTTGCAATTGTTTGGGTGCATGTGAGGTTCTTATTATATTTTATTAAGGGCATAAGTTTCTTAAAGTTTGTTTAGTAAAAACTATTGCCATTTTGACTATGATTTTATTATTCTTTGAAATCCTAAACGCATGCACAATCTGTTAGCAATTTAGGTATTTTCATGTTTAATTTAATCCAAAAAAATAGCAGTAAATTCGTGACAACAAATATGTGCACGTGTGAACTACTAGTGGAAACTATGATGAACATATTGACCTTGTTTAAGAGCACAAAAAACCTTACTGAATATAGAAACAGTAAGATTAGAAGTATACTCAACGGAGGGATCCATGCTCAAGGCATCGGTGGCTCCATACACACGAGTCGACATCGTGTGTTGCTTGAAAtagcggaccacagtcgatgcaagaCGATGTTCGCAGTGTAGTCACTCGAACGTCTACCGGGAAGTAGACGATCCGAGGAAGAAGAAAACGTCGGCAGTCACGAGTAAGAAGCGAGCAGTCACGTAGACGGTCCCCAAAAACCTGATCGCTCGCACACCCGAGCATGTGCCGCTATGTGGACGGT
Above is a genomic segment from Miscanthus floridulus cultivar M001 chromosome 3, ASM1932011v1, whole genome shotgun sequence containing:
- the LOC136545901 gene encoding tubulin-folding cofactor C-like, producing MEPEPDQLKAATGGGHRKHLAMLERLSKRSSSSAGASPSDSSDASPVEAFLSRFAGAKLDTESSLSACRSSSSGDDATASLAAAAAAIDGIDRLIAEASHALPPYELRAALATAADLRAAHRVAASELRPKKSFSFRNKNRNLKNPPQDHVTASPPQPPPPEQPKPSLDAILPGFGFRGKNGATFVKDLRVSNDKDGDFTLADLVSCEVYLKGKYRALYIHKLRDCRVFVGAVLGSVLIEDVQGCIFVMAAHQIRIHEARVTDFYLQVRSRPIIEDCSGVRFAPYVLNYEGIEEDLKDSGLEEETGNWANVDDFKWLKAMQSPNWCLVPEEEWLQTVNISEVHEQEDDI